In Nyctibius grandis isolate bNycGra1 chromosome 13, bNycGra1.pri, whole genome shotgun sequence, the sequence CGGCCGCCGGCAGTGAATGGGCATCGTGGCGGAGCGGGAGGAGCCGGAGCCGCCGCTGCCGAGATGGCTCAGGAGAAAATggagctggacctggagctgCCGCCGGGGAGCGCCGCGGCCCCGAGCGACGGGGGCGGCCTGAGGAGATCGAACAGCGCCCCCCTCATCCACGGGCTCAGGTgagcgcggcccggcccggcccgcggcgCCAGCGGCGGGGCCCGGAGCCCCGGCGGCTGCTGGGCCCGCCCCGGGAGCGCCCGGCCTGGCAGGGCTCGGCTGCCCGAGCAGCATGGGCCGCCGTCGCAGCCAGCCGGGTTCCTGCGCTCCCGGAGCGTGCCGAGCCCCGCTGCTGGCCGTGCTTCCCGCAGGCCCCCGGCTCTCCCCGCGCCGTGGCTGGTGCGCGGTGGAGGCCTCCGAAACGTGTCATTTGTTTCTCGCAATGCTCGAGGCAAGGCAGCGAGTTACCCCGGTAACTTGCGGGCTGGCAGGAGAAAAGCGCTTGCTGGGCTCCTGCCCTGAAGTAGTGCTGCTGTTGAAACAAAATCGACGTTGTCAGTGCGCTGGAGATTGGGGCCTCTATCGTAGCACTGTGTAGCTTTTGGTAAAGCACACCTTAGAAAGTTGttcacaaaacttttttttttcccccctccagtGACAACTCACAGGTTTTTCAGCCTTATGTGTTTCGAACTCGCAGGAACAGTACAACAGTTATGAGCCGTCACGGTATGGTAAGGAATCTTAAGCATGCTTTGTTTACACCTAACAAGAAATAATTGCGCTGGAGAAATGAAGTTAAACTTGATTTGTATTTGCACTAAGCATCCTAGCAAGCTTGCAGGCTGCagaatatgcattttttcaCCTGTAACTTCAACCTACAATGAAATAATACTGGTGTATTAAGTCTGTGTCCCCAAGAAGAGAACAAAAGCTGAAGCTATGTGTAATTCCCAGTATTAAGTACAGTCTTAAAGTTAATTTGGACCTGACCACTGGTTGGAAGAGAAAACTGCTGTCAACAATTGAAAGTCTTGAAAGGTGTTTCAATTTGTTGTAACAATGGAAGAGAGAGTCACAAGTCTTTGTTGACCTGTTTGTTTGACAGGgacgctcttttttttttttggttttttttttttgcaaaggctAAACACGACGTCAGAAaatcatttaaagaaaagtaatttatttactGAGTGATATTCTACCCTGTATTTTATGTCTGGTAGTGTACAGTGCTGCAGTTATTTAACTTTTCAAAgatgttgcatttctttttttcaccctttccTTGTTGATTTGGGCATCTGTATGCCGTTTTCCactaaaatttttctttctgatctgAGGGTAGTGAAGATTAAGTATTGTTTTTCTCAAAATCCATAGAAGTTAAAGTCCTGAAATATGTTTCTTGTATgtcttctgttcagaaaaagcAAGTTGGAATTTTAGTTCAAAATCTTCTGTTAATgagatttcttaaaaataagaatcCAAAATTTTGGAACTCAAATTAGTAGGTGTTAAATTGACACATGGAGATCCTCAGTGGGAACTGTTGTCCCATTGGTATGTGATGGTAGCCAAAGTTCCAGAGGAATAGATGCATAAAATTGTATGCAATTGAAGAATTGCAAAAGTAAAGTTTTAGGGAGTGTTGTTCAAGACTGAGCTGAAAAATTGAGATTTCTCCTTTATAATAGCCAGCTGGTTGAGTAAGTTAGTACAGGGGTTTGTCATCTTACTCAAGGCAGTAGGGAATTGTATCatgtttgtggtttcttttaTAATACTTCACTTGTTTAAACAGCATATATAGCTATTTGTGCATTTGAGATGCTAAGCAGTATCTGCTTGCAAGCCTGAGATCTGTGCCACTTGCTGAGTGATAGAATGAATTTGTAAGTGGTAAGACAAGTCTTTTCTCGTGAAggtcagtgttttctttttgcaacaTTATTTGAGTCATCCACATGTTGTGCAGCTCATTTTTAATTCACTAGGAATGTAGGTGATGGTACATAGGATGTATGCAAGCTGGTGGTGTGTGATTTTATCATTGTGGctgtcactttttttccagttgttgtCATCATCTCCCATTCGTATTCCTAGTAGCCGACTTCATCAGATTAGGAGGGTAAGTGTAGTTTTTCTCTGTATATTTAATAACAGAATGAAACATATTATATAATATTGAAGTACTTACATAGTGGGAGTTTCTTTCCTATTGAGTTTTTCAAGTACTAGAGGAAACGTAATCTTTTTTAAGACTTAATTTCAACAAGGAAGTGTCCTTGCAAGGCTTATTGTTGTCGTGTTTAAACTACCTTGCATATTTGAGGTGTTGTTTCTCTCAAGAGAAACAGTGAGCTGGGCTGGTTGCAGTCTCTTCTTTCTGGAGTGCTCCTGTTGTTCAAATTACTGAATAATGAGCGTTATTCTGAGTACCTGGGATGAATTAAATGTTATGGGAAAACTTACGACATTTATCTCCTGTAGGAGGAAGGAGTGGATTTAATGAACAGAGAAACAGCACATGAAAGGTGAGTATTATTGAAACAAGATGATAAAATAGCCAGAGTTATCCTCTTTGTAGCTACTGATGGGATTTTTTGTATTCTAGGGAAGTGCAAACAGCAATGCAGATAAGCCAGTCATGGGAGGAAAGCTTGAGCCTGGTAATCTCTTTATAGATGTTTCCTATTTAATTCTGCTTCTACACTCAACTGACGAATTTAAGGGAAAGAGAGGAATtaactgtgaaaataatttaagaagAACTTAAGTTCATCTGGCTTTAGCTATTTTGTGCATTTGGCCCAATGACTTTCTATTAGAAGGTTGTGCCTTGGATTCCAAGGGAATGTCCTGTACCAGTGTTAAGTTTGAAACCTTGTATTTACAGAGCGACAATGACTTGGACAAGTCTGAGAAATCTTCCTCCCCGAAGAGAATAGACTTCATTCCAGTTTCGCCTGCACCTTCACCTACAAGAGGAATAGGAAAGGTAAGATAAGTGAAATACAAAACTGAGAGAACATTTTAGAATTTTAGACCAAGGTGAACTGTGAAGACGTGTAACTTCACAAATTTGTTgatagtttttaaagaaaacgcaaccaaacaacaacaaaaaccccaaacccacattTTACTGATTTCTGAGAATCAGGTGCTACCATCTTAGAGCCTGCAGAGTTTAAGCAGCGTGTGAGTTCTGTCACACTGAATGTTTTCAGTTGCTATTTGCACAGTGTTTGGACAGATTAGGGTTCTGGTTCTAGGGAAGCTGGAAGAGGTCATTAGAGTAATCAGATTTGGACACGATCTTCAGCTGCATGAgtggggagatgctggggaaGAGGCACCAAAGTCGGAATGTATCATATGTGTAGAGTAAGAGTGTAGGCAAAGACCAGAAGCTGCAAATCTGTGTGGTGAGGAGGATGAGAATATGTCCGTTAGTTATGGAAAGGAAGGCGTAAACTCACTGTGAAGGACTTGGGCATGCTGAATTTGCACTGAAGACTGATGGCAGGTGctggaagaagggaagagatggATCTTAGGTAAACTACTTTTTCCAGTGAGGTTTGGAAAACTGAAACGTAGCACAGAGAAACTGGCAACTGTGTTTAAAGATGGTCTGCCTGACCTTGTTTTCACCCTCTTTCGTGGCTCTGCTTTTTTGTGTTGCTACTATTTTATTGCATCCCTCTACCAGTGTTGCTGCATGGAACAGCCATGCACGAGTGCTGGGTGAATGTGTTTCTAGTATAACAGTGATGCTGGCAATTGGTCCTGTACCTTTAGAATCACAACTGTAAAGCAGTGGTAGATAACTtggcagaaacatttttgtgctTAGCTATGGGCATTCATGGGCTAAGCTCAGATTAGCTGCAGAACTACAGAGCTAAATACTCTGTTCTACTCTGGAATATTGTGTTAAATTTTCAAGTCAGATATATTTTGAGTAAACTCAACTTTTTTGTTTAACAAACCCCTTGAAAGAAGTAGGTCCTGAGTACTATACTGCTACTTTTAAGTGtaacaggaagaacagaaacaacCGTCTTACTTAGAAAACAGGGTCTATTTCAATTTCAGATTCCTTGTGAGTTTGAATTTTAGGTTAACCTGAGCAGTAGTGCATTAGCCGGTATATTTTTGCAAGTTAAGTTTTAATGCTTCTAAGATTACGTTTGATCATCTCTGCCTTATTCTGTTACTAGGTTTTCTTTATTTGGGGATGTTTTGTTTGGAGGATGGGGGGAAACACCTcagtatttaaaaggaaattctgAAGCATCTTAATGTGGCCTTTTCTGCAGCAATGTTTTTCACCATCATTGCAAATGTTTGTGAGCAGCAATGGATTACCTCCAAGTCCTATTCCCAGTCCAACAAGGCGATTCACCAAGTAAGTAACCTCTGCAGGTAACAGGTATACATAGGCTTAAATTCCAAGACTAGCATAAAGATTAGTTAAAGCTGATGTTAAGACATTAAAAGAGACTTTAGTTTTAGAATAGCTGAAGCATTGCCACATAAAAATGCTGCGAAAGTTCAACTTTTACTGATGGTAGCTTTATGTGGGTGTTCTTGTAGGAGCCTTTGTCAACTTCAAAGTAGACTTGGTAATTTGTGAGGAAGTTCCTGGGTACTTCAAGTGAACTTTATTAACTTTGTCAGCATATcagttttatgtaaatattacaCACAATTTGTAAATGGATTGAAGTGGGGATGTGATGCACTAAGGGAAGGATAAGACAGTAGAAAATTTACTACAGCTTCGTGTAGCAGATAATCTCTAATAGGCAGCACTTCTTTGTTATATATGTATTTGGACTCCCCAAGCATTCTAGT encodes:
- the PABIR2 gene encoding PABIR family member 2; amino-acid sequence: MAQEKMELDLELPPGSAAAPSDGGGLRRSNSAPLIHGLSDNSQVFQPYVFRTRRNSTTVMSRHGMLLSSSPIRIPSSRLHQIRREEGVDLMNRETAHEREVQTAMQISQSWEESLSLSDNDLDKSEKSSSPKRIDFIPVSPAPSPTRGIGKQCFSPSLQMFVSSNGLPPSPIPSPTRRFTNRRSQSPINCIRPSVLGPIKRKGEMETESQPKRLFQGTTNMLSPDVTHLTDLSSCLSSDILDGSSSSVGSSSDSLTKGSITTESPVTCSNSCSSFILMDDLSPK